A single region of the Nocardioides aquaticus genome encodes:
- a CDS encoding oxidoreductase yields MTTWFITGCSTGLGRAFALEALDRGHRVVVTARDVGSVQDLADAHPDQVLAVPLDVTDDAQVAAAVAAAEERFGGVDVLVNNAGYGYRSALEEGDHEDVLRLFDTHVHGTVRLTQAVLPGMRARRSGTVVNLSSIGARVCPEGSGYYAAVKAAVEALTLSLRKEVAPLGITAMTVEPGAFRTDFSGRSLTQSAVPIDDYADTAGRRRRENDPTDGTQPGDPAKAARALVDVVESGRAPYLLVLGNDASDGIRGALDALRADLDAWEDVSRSTDFD; encoded by the coding sequence ATGACCACGTGGTTCATCACCGGATGCTCGACCGGGCTCGGGCGGGCCTTCGCCCTCGAGGCCCTCGACCGCGGCCACCGGGTCGTCGTCACCGCACGTGACGTGGGCTCGGTCCAGGACCTCGCCGACGCCCACCCCGACCAGGTGCTCGCGGTCCCGCTCGACGTCACCGACGACGCCCAGGTCGCCGCGGCCGTCGCCGCGGCGGAGGAGCGGTTCGGCGGCGTCGACGTCCTCGTCAACAACGCCGGGTACGGCTACCGCTCCGCCCTCGAGGAGGGCGACCACGAGGACGTGCTGCGGCTGTTCGACACCCACGTGCACGGCACCGTGCGCCTGACGCAGGCCGTCCTGCCCGGGATGCGCGCCCGGCGCTCGGGCACGGTCGTCAACCTCTCGTCGATCGGGGCGCGGGTCTGCCCGGAGGGCTCCGGCTACTACGCCGCCGTCAAGGCCGCCGTCGAGGCGCTCACGCTCTCGCTGCGCAAGGAGGTCGCCCCCCTCGGGATCACCGCCATGACCGTCGAGCCCGGCGCCTTCCGGACCGACTTCTCCGGCCGGTCGCTGACCCAGTCGGCCGTCCCGATCGACGACTACGCCGACACCGCGGGCCGCCGTCGTCGCGAGAACGACCCGACCGACGGCACCCAGCCCGGTGACCCGGCCAAGGCGGCGAGGGCGCTGGTCGACGTCGTGGAGTCGGGGCGGGCGCCGTACCTGCTCGTGCTCGGCAACGACGCCTCCGACGGCATCCGCGGGGCGCTGGACGCGCTGCGCGCGGACCTGGACGCCTGGGAGGACGTCAGCCGCAGCACGGACTTCGACTAG
- a CDS encoding Rid family hydrolase, protein MDHLVDPAAAGPQDPAARWHFSHVVRSRGLLFCSGVTGVRADGTVDPDPTTQFRQAFTHLDATLATAGATTADLVELTTYHVGLREHFLAFAAVKDQHVPAPYPAWSAIGIAELVVPGTLVEIRAVAEDPLGRA, encoded by the coding sequence GTGGACCACCTCGTCGACCCCGCCGCCGCCGGCCCCCAGGACCCCGCCGCGCGCTGGCACTTCAGCCACGTCGTCCGCAGCCGCGGCCTGCTCTTCTGCTCCGGCGTCACCGGCGTGCGCGCCGACGGCACCGTCGATCCCGACCCGACGACCCAGTTCCGCCAGGCGTTCACCCACCTCGACGCGACGCTGGCCACCGCGGGTGCGACCACGGCCGACCTGGTCGAGCTCACGACGTACCACGTCGGACTGCGCGAGCACTTCCTCGCGTTCGCCGCCGTCAAGGACCAGCACGTGCCCGCGCCGTACCCCGCGTGGTCGGCGATCGGGATCGCCGAGCTCGTGGTCCCGGGCACGCTGGTGGAGATCCGCGCGGTGGCCGAGGACCCGCTCGGCCGGGCCTAG
- a CDS encoding LLM class flavin-dependent oxidoreductase, whose product MKKIGFLSFGHWTPSPQSQTRSASDVLLQSIDLAVAAEELGADGAYFRVHHFANQLASPFPLLAAVGARTSRIEIGTGVIDMRYENPLYMAEDAGSADLISGGRLQLGISRGSPEQVVDGFRYFGYAPGEGQDASDMARQHTQVLLEVLKGEGFAEPNPRPMFPNPPGLLRIEPHSPGLRDRIWWGAGTRATAEWTAEQGMNLMSSTLLSEDTGVPFHQLQAEQVERYRKAWADAGHQRDGRVSVSRSIFPVVNDLDRAYFGAAGGQDQVGYLDGGKARFGKTYAGELEQLVKDLAEDEAIAAADTLLLTIPNQLGVDYCAHVLDVVVNQVAPELGWR is encoded by the coding sequence ATGAAGAAGATCGGCTTCCTGTCCTTCGGGCACTGGACCCCCTCGCCGCAGTCGCAGACGCGCTCGGCCTCCGACGTGCTGCTGCAGTCGATCGACCTCGCGGTCGCGGCGGAGGAGCTCGGGGCGGACGGAGCGTACTTCCGCGTGCACCACTTCGCGAACCAGCTCGCCTCGCCGTTCCCGCTGCTGGCCGCGGTCGGGGCGCGCACGAGCCGGATCGAGATCGGCACCGGCGTGATCGACATGCGCTACGAGAACCCGCTCTACATGGCCGAGGACGCCGGCTCGGCCGACCTCATCTCCGGCGGCAGGCTGCAGCTCGGCATCAGCCGCGGCTCACCGGAGCAGGTCGTCGACGGCTTCCGCTACTTCGGGTACGCCCCCGGTGAGGGCCAGGACGCCTCCGACATGGCCCGTCAGCACACCCAGGTGCTTCTCGAGGTGCTCAAGGGCGAGGGGTTCGCCGAGCCCAACCCGCGCCCGATGTTCCCGAACCCGCCGGGCCTGCTGCGCATCGAGCCGCACAGCCCCGGCCTGCGGGACCGGATCTGGTGGGGCGCCGGCACGCGCGCCACGGCCGAGTGGACCGCGGAGCAGGGGATGAACCTGATGAGCTCCACCCTGCTCAGCGAGGACACCGGGGTGCCCTTCCACCAGCTGCAGGCCGAGCAGGTCGAGCGGTACCGCAAGGCGTGGGCCGACGCCGGGCACCAGCGGGACGGCCGCGTCTCGGTCAGCCGGAGCATCTTCCCGGTCGTCAACGACCTCGACCGGGCGTACTTCGGTGCGGCCGGCGGGCAGGACCAGGTCGGCTACCTCGACGGCGGCAAGGCCCGCTTCGGCAAGACGTACGCCGGTGAGCTCGAGCAGCTGGTCAAGGACCTGGCCGAGGACGAGGCGATCGCGGCGGCGGACACCCTGCTGCTGACGATCCCCAACCAGCTCGGGGTCGACTACTGCGCCCACGTCCTCGACGTGGTCGTCAACCAGGTGGCGCCGGAGCTCGGCTGGCGCTGA
- a CDS encoding NUDIX hydrolase family protein translates to MSDLFTESSSQWLSRDELESARQRLPMLYVDAVPVRVDETGTVTAFGLLLRVSGDGEISRALISGRVLYQERVRTALLRHLEKDLGPLALPKLPAHPQPFTVAEYFPMRGVTPFHDARQHAVSLAYVVPVEGDCAPQQDALELAWFTPEQAADPEVQQAMAGGQGTLLRQALAVCGF, encoded by the coding sequence ATGAGCGACCTGTTCACCGAGTCCAGCAGCCAGTGGCTGAGCCGCGACGAGCTGGAGTCGGCCCGCCAGCGGCTGCCGATGCTCTACGTCGACGCGGTGCCGGTCCGGGTCGACGAGACGGGCACGGTCACCGCGTTCGGGCTGCTGCTGCGGGTCAGCGGCGACGGCGAGATCAGCAGGGCGCTGATCTCGGGCCGTGTGCTCTACCAGGAGCGGGTCCGCACCGCGCTCCTGCGCCACCTGGAGAAGGACCTCGGCCCGCTGGCGCTGCCCAAGCTCCCGGCCCACCCGCAGCCCTTCACCGTCGCGGAGTACTTCCCGATGCGGGGCGTCACCCCGTTCCACGACGCCCGTCAGCACGCCGTCTCGCTGGCCTACGTCGTGCCGGTCGAGGGCGACTGCGCCCCCCAGCAGGACGCGCTGGAGCTGGCCTGGTTCACCCCCGAGCAGGCTGCCGACCCGGAGGTCCAGCAGGCGATGGCCGGCGGCCAGGGCACGCTGCTGCGCCAGGCGCTGGCGGTCTGCGGCTTCTAG
- a CDS encoding zinc-binding dehydrogenase, with product MRAVSCAHGELEVVDLPDPRPAAGQVVLAVRRCGICGSDLHAKDHADELDEVMVEVGYDASIRSDRPTVLGHEICGEVVERGRGVPRELRPGTLAVTFPLVRAAGAVHLTGLSPQAPGGYAEQVLAQGSMTLAVPNGLAPEVAVLTEPMAVALHAVRRADVGRRDVAVVLGCGPVGLAVVCHLKARGVRRVVASDPSAARRALALRCGADTVVDPREESPYDAASTRRTVRTAPQLLELAVGSMDRLRRVPGWVHLYRAAELAGAADAPRPVVFECVGTPGMIDGVLSGAPMGTRVVVVGVCMGADRIRPSMAVNKEIELRFVLGYTPLELRDTLHLLAEGEVDASPLVTGTVGLDGVAGAFVALAGAERHAKVLVDPSSDAVL from the coding sequence ATGAGGGCGGTCTCCTGCGCCCACGGCGAGCTGGAGGTCGTCGACCTGCCCGACCCTCGCCCGGCCGCCGGCCAGGTCGTGCTCGCCGTGCGCCGATGCGGGATCTGCGGCTCCGACCTGCACGCCAAGGACCACGCCGACGAGCTCGACGAGGTCATGGTGGAGGTCGGGTACGACGCCTCGATCCGCTCCGACCGCCCCACCGTGCTCGGCCACGAGATCTGCGGCGAGGTCGTCGAGCGCGGTCGTGGCGTCCCCCGGGAGCTCCGTCCGGGCACGCTGGCGGTGACCTTCCCGCTGGTCCGCGCGGCCGGGGCGGTGCACCTGACGGGGTTGTCGCCCCAGGCGCCGGGCGGGTACGCCGAGCAGGTGCTGGCGCAGGGCTCGATGACGCTCGCCGTGCCGAACGGGCTCGCGCCCGAGGTCGCCGTGCTGACCGAGCCGATGGCCGTCGCGCTGCACGCGGTGCGCCGGGCCGACGTCGGGCGGCGCGACGTCGCGGTCGTCCTGGGCTGCGGCCCCGTCGGCCTGGCCGTGGTCTGCCACCTGAAGGCGCGCGGCGTACGTCGGGTCGTGGCCTCGGACCCCTCGGCCGCCCGGCGGGCGCTGGCCCTGCGGTGCGGAGCGGACACCGTGGTCGACCCGCGCGAGGAGTCGCCGTACGACGCAGCCTCGACGCGGCGGACCGTGCGGACGGCCCCGCAGCTCCTCGAGCTGGCCGTGGGTTCGATGGACAGGCTGCGCCGGGTCCCGGGGTGGGTGCACCTCTACCGCGCCGCCGAGCTGGCCGGGGCGGCGGACGCGCCGCGGCCGGTCGTCTTCGAGTGCGTCGGCACCCCCGGGATGATCGACGGTGTCCTGTCCGGGGCGCCGATGGGCACCCGGGTCGTGGTGGTCGGCGTCTGCATGGGCGCGGACCGGATCCGCCCGTCGATGGCGGTCAACAAGGAGATCGAGCTCCGCTTCGTGCTCGGCTACACCCCTCTTGAGCTGCGGGACACGCTGCACCTGCTGGCCGAGGGCGAGGTCGATGCCTCGCCGCTGGTCACCGGGACGGTCGGGCTCGACGGGGTGGCCGGGGCGTTCGTCGCGCTGGCCGGGGCCGAGCGGCACGCCAAGGTGCTCGTCGACCCGTCGTCCGACGCCGTGCTCTGA
- a CDS encoding uracil-xanthine permease family protein, with translation MRLTWTLHGDGRSVAPDAIVRPGERLSWPLTVGLGAQHVVAMFGATFLVPLLTGFPPTATLFFSGVGTILFLLLTANRLPSYLGSSFAFIAPITAASTSGGPGAALFGVLATGLLLAAVGAVVLVTGTGWIESLMPPVVTGAIVALIGLNLAGAATTNVEMAPLTAFVTLAVVLLVAVGLRGFAARLSILIGVAVGYVVAAVTGVVDLAPVGDAAWVGLPDFTAPSFAWSVLPAFLPVVLVLVAENVGHVRTVAHLTGDESVNRLTGRALLADGLATTLAGAGGGSGTTTYGENIGVMAATRVYSTAAYWVAGLTALLLSLSPKFGALVNTIPAGVLGGVTVALYGLIGVIGVKIWIDNRVDFSRPVNQLTAAVALVIGIGDLTLGFGLGGEDVVVTGIALGTIAALVVFHLMTAVERARGTGPAGRP, from the coding sequence ATGCGACTGACCTGGACCCTGCACGGTGACGGGCGCTCGGTGGCCCCCGACGCGATCGTCCGCCCCGGCGAGCGGCTCAGCTGGCCGCTGACGGTCGGGCTCGGCGCGCAGCACGTCGTCGCGATGTTCGGCGCGACCTTCCTGGTCCCGCTGCTGACCGGCTTCCCGCCGACCGCGACCCTGTTCTTCTCCGGCGTCGGCACGATCCTCTTCCTGCTGCTGACGGCGAACCGGCTGCCGAGCTACCTCGGCTCGTCGTTCGCCTTCATCGCCCCGATCACGGCCGCCAGCACCAGCGGCGGCCCCGGGGCGGCCCTGTTCGGCGTGCTGGCCACCGGGCTGCTGCTCGCCGCGGTCGGCGCGGTGGTCCTGGTCACCGGCACCGGCTGGATCGAGTCGCTGATGCCGCCCGTGGTCACCGGCGCGATCGTCGCCCTGATCGGCCTGAACCTCGCCGGCGCCGCGACGACCAACGTCGAGATGGCGCCGCTCACCGCCTTCGTGACCCTCGCCGTGGTGCTGCTGGTCGCGGTCGGCCTGCGCGGGTTCGCCGCCCGCCTGTCCATCCTGATTGGCGTCGCCGTCGGGTACGTCGTGGCCGCGGTCACCGGCGTCGTCGACCTCGCCCCCGTGGGCGACGCGGCCTGGGTCGGCCTTCCCGACTTCACCGCCCCGTCCTTCGCGTGGTCGGTCCTGCCGGCCTTCCTGCCGGTGGTGCTGGTCCTGGTCGCCGAGAACGTCGGCCACGTCCGTACGGTCGCCCACCTGACCGGGGACGAGTCGGTCAACCGGCTCACCGGACGAGCGTTGCTGGCCGACGGGCTGGCCACCACGCTGGCCGGGGCCGGCGGCGGATCGGGCACCACGACGTACGGCGAGAACATCGGCGTGATGGCCGCGACGCGCGTCTACTCGACCGCGGCCTACTGGGTCGCCGGGCTGACCGCGCTCCTGCTGAGCTTGTCGCCCAAGTTCGGTGCGCTGGTCAACACGATCCCGGCCGGCGTGCTGGGCGGGGTGACCGTCGCGCTCTACGGCCTGATCGGCGTCATCGGCGTCAAGATCTGGATCGACAACCGGGTCGACTTCTCCCGCCCGGTCAACCAGCTCACGGCGGCCGTCGCGCTGGTGATCGGGATCGGCGACCTGACCCTCGGCTTCGGCCTCGGCGGCGAGGACGTCGTGGTGACCGGGATCGCGCTCGGCACGATCGCCGCGCTGGTCGTCTTCCACCTGATGACCGCGGTCGAGAGGGCCCGCGGGACGGGCCCCGCCGGCCGGCCGTGA
- a CDS encoding ATP-binding protein: protein MTLAEDPVDGVPRPRVVAHLGWALVLVLLVLVGRLTVVGDESLGLVWPAAGAAFMWLFQQRGRPASAAVLAGIAAAVGVATALTGASTLVLVIAVVVNVGEAALAVLLVRRWCPQLLGAGGQDSVHDPGVVARGVAAVALATGVGAVAASLSLAAAGLAGPGAGFLDWWARHLTGLVVVAAVTHLLWERLLRRRAGLPAPGWTRTSRLEAVALGVVSLASYGTVFLQDSGLPLTFLLMVPAIWVASRFSTLVAVLHSVVLGSVGVALTVTGRGPFGDLATAQAEVLVVQAFLLTVLLTVLAIGSGRDERQRLVAELVVSHQGTARRAELLDAMTDAMDEGLVVLDRAGVILRTNLAARELLEITDTGYRSSSREYAVLRPDGTPMPFEEHPSQRALREGRVAPEDVVLRDVGGGERVLSVTAAPLSSGVPGAAATASLVVYREVTAERQQRARLADFAAVAAHDLRNPLTSVGGWVDLARMQVAKKDGADPVALDRALGRARSAVDRMASLVDDLLAQAHAEGGALVLVATDLGGAGGLVRDVAGELDLAVEVADGPWPEVLVDADLVRQLVANLLGNAHKYVAPGVEPRVCVSSQVAGARLVVRVEDNGIGVPEGQHDQVFERFHRAHAEDGSYPGTGLGLAICRTVVQRHEGSIVCTPAPGGGTAFTFDLPLAATGGAEGPAEGASGVTPGRAGW, encoded by the coding sequence GTGACCCTGGCCGAGGACCCCGTCGACGGCGTGCCGCGTCCCCGAGTCGTCGCCCACCTCGGGTGGGCCCTCGTCCTCGTCCTGCTCGTCCTGGTCGGTCGTCTCACCGTGGTGGGGGACGAGTCCCTCGGCCTGGTGTGGCCCGCGGCGGGGGCGGCGTTCATGTGGTTGTTCCAGCAGCGGGGTCGGCCGGCCTCGGCAGCCGTGCTGGCCGGCATCGCGGCCGCGGTGGGCGTCGCGACGGCGTTGACCGGTGCGTCCACGCTCGTCCTGGTGATCGCGGTCGTCGTCAACGTCGGCGAAGCAGCCCTGGCTGTGCTGCTCGTGCGGCGCTGGTGCCCCCAGCTGCTCGGCGCCGGAGGGCAGGACAGCGTGCACGATCCCGGGGTCGTGGCCCGCGGGGTCGCCGCGGTCGCCCTCGCCACCGGTGTGGGAGCGGTCGCCGCCAGCCTGTCGTTGGCGGCGGCCGGTCTCGCCGGGCCGGGCGCCGGTTTCCTCGACTGGTGGGCCCGTCACCTGACGGGACTCGTGGTGGTCGCGGCCGTGACGCACCTGCTCTGGGAGCGCCTGCTCCGACGACGCGCCGGCCTCCCCGCACCCGGGTGGACACGGACCTCGCGGCTCGAGGCCGTGGCGCTCGGGGTGGTCTCGCTGGCGTCCTACGGGACGGTCTTCCTGCAGGACTCCGGTCTGCCGCTGACCTTCCTGCTGATGGTACCTGCGATCTGGGTGGCGTCGCGGTTCAGCACCCTGGTCGCGGTGCTGCACAGCGTCGTCCTGGGGTCGGTGGGCGTCGCGCTGACGGTGACGGGTCGCGGGCCGTTCGGCGACCTGGCGACCGCGCAGGCCGAGGTGCTCGTGGTCCAGGCGTTCCTGCTGACCGTCCTGCTCACGGTTCTGGCGATCGGCTCCGGGCGGGACGAGCGGCAGCGGCTGGTGGCCGAGCTGGTCGTGTCCCACCAGGGCACCGCGCGTCGCGCGGAGCTTCTCGACGCGATGACCGACGCGATGGACGAGGGGCTCGTCGTGCTCGACCGCGCGGGAGTCATCCTGCGCACCAACCTCGCCGCGCGCGAGTTGCTGGAGATCACCGACACCGGGTACCGCTCGTCCTCGCGCGAGTACGCGGTGCTCCGGCCCGACGGGACGCCGATGCCGTTCGAGGAGCATCCCTCCCAGCGGGCACTGCGCGAGGGGCGCGTCGCCCCCGAGGACGTGGTGCTGCGCGACGTCGGTGGTGGTGAACGCGTCCTGTCGGTCACGGCGGCTCCTCTGTCGTCGGGCGTCCCCGGGGCGGCGGCGACGGCCTCGCTGGTGGTCTACCGCGAGGTCACCGCGGAGCGTCAGCAGCGCGCGCGGCTGGCGGACTTCGCCGCCGTGGCCGCGCACGACCTCCGCAACCCGTTGACCTCGGTCGGCGGATGGGTCGACCTGGCCCGTATGCAGGTCGCCAAGAAGGACGGCGCCGACCCCGTCGCGCTGGACCGCGCGCTGGGCCGGGCCCGGAGCGCCGTGGACCGGATGGCCTCCCTCGTCGACGACCTCCTGGCCCAGGCGCACGCCGAGGGCGGCGCGCTGGTCCTCGTCGCCACCGACCTGGGCGGGGCCGGCGGACTGGTGCGGGACGTGGCCGGCGAGCTCGACCTCGCCGTCGAGGTCGCCGACGGTCCGTGGCCGGAGGTCCTGGTCGACGCCGACCTCGTGCGTCAGCTGGTCGCGAACCTGCTGGGCAACGCCCACAAGTACGTCGCCCCCGGGGTCGAGCCGCGCGTCTGCGTGTCGTCGCAGGTCGCCGGTGCGCGCCTCGTGGTCCGCGTGGAGGACAACGGGATCGGGGTGCCCGAGGGCCAGCACGACCAAGTGTTCGAGCGGTTCCACCGCGCGCACGCCGAGGACGGGTCCTACCCGGGCACGGGCCTCGGCCTGGCGATCTGCCGCACGGTGGTGCAGCGGCACGAGGGCAGCATCGTCTGCACGCCGGCCCCGGGGGGCGGCACCGCCTTCACCTTCGACCTCCCGTTGGCGGCGACAGGAGGGGCCGAGGGCCCCGCCGAGGGTGCGAGCGGCGTCACGCCCGGTCGAGCAGGGTGGTGA
- a CDS encoding Cof-type HAD-IIB family hydrolase, with the protein MSHAPLPERPDLRLAVVDMDGTLLDGAGQVPDGLWPLLERMREAGVVFAPASGRQYATLAAMFARAAEGMVFIAENGGYVVRDGQEISAATLPAALVTDVVRRMRALADGGADLGVVVCGRRTAYVERHDRAFLDHVDPYYASLTEVEDLLAVDDIAVKVAVFAFGDPTEQVEPALAPLRPDHQVVVSGAHWVDVMDAGVHKGVAVRRLQEALGVTAAQTAAFGDYLNDLEMLDEAGLSFAMDNAHPDVLQRARHRAPANTDDGVVRTLTTLLDRA; encoded by the coding sequence GTGAGCCACGCACCGCTGCCCGAGCGTCCCGACCTCCGCCTCGCGGTCGTCGACATGGACGGCACGCTCCTCGACGGTGCCGGGCAGGTGCCGGACGGCCTCTGGCCGCTGCTCGAGCGGATGCGGGAGGCCGGCGTGGTCTTCGCCCCCGCGAGCGGGCGGCAGTACGCGACCCTGGCCGCGATGTTCGCCCGCGCAGCCGAGGGCATGGTGTTCATCGCCGAGAACGGCGGCTACGTCGTGCGCGACGGTCAGGAGATCAGCGCGGCGACCCTGCCGGCCGCCCTGGTGACCGACGTCGTCCGCCGGATGCGGGCGCTCGCGGACGGCGGCGCCGACCTCGGCGTGGTCGTCTGCGGTCGCCGCACGGCCTACGTCGAGCGCCACGACCGGGCCTTCCTCGACCACGTCGACCCCTACTACGCCAGCCTGACCGAGGTCGAGGACCTGCTCGCCGTCGACGACATCGCGGTCAAGGTCGCCGTGTTCGCCTTCGGCGACCCGACCGAGCAGGTCGAGCCGGCCCTGGCCCCGCTGCGGCCCGACCACCAGGTGGTCGTCTCGGGCGCGCACTGGGTCGACGTGATGGACGCCGGGGTGCACAAGGGCGTCGCGGTGCGGCGGCTGCAGGAGGCGCTCGGGGTGACCGCGGCGCAGACGGCCGCCTTCGGCGACTACCTCAACGACCTCGAGATGCTCGACGAGGCCGGGTTGTCCTTCGCGATGGACAACGCGCACCCCGACGTCCTCCAGCGCGCCCGGCACCGGGCCCCGGCCAACACCGACGACGGGGTCGTGCGCACCCTCACCACCCTGCTCGACCGGGCGTGA
- a CDS encoding mycothione reductase yields the protein MTHYDLVIIGTGSGNTILDDRFEGWRVAIVEEGAYGGTCLNRGCIPSKMYVVPATIAHDAADEGPRLGLRTSYDGADWRAMRDRVFGRIDPLARQGHEYRVGQSHVDAIDGRARFTGARALVVSREGETDLELTADHVLIAVGSRPVVPDVPGLDAVPYETSDTVMRLDALPARIGVVGGGYVGSEFANVFASLGTQVVQVDSAPRLIDNHDREVADHFTELAGRRWDLRLDAGLEKVERTDSGSITMHLGDGSRAEVDVLLLAVGRTPNADLLDLDGSGSGVEVDDAGRVVVDEHQRTTADGVWALGDVSSPQPLKHVANQDARVVQHNLLNPDGLRVSDHRFVPSAVFASPQVAAVGLTEEQAREQGLDLAVGRSHYADTAHGWAMETDDRCHFAKVLADRATGRLVGAHLIGPQASVLVQPLIQAMSFDQPVVGLARGMYWIHPALSEVVETALLALEEELVGEKP from the coding sequence ATGACTCACTACGACCTCGTGATCATCGGGACCGGCTCCGGCAACACCATCCTGGACGACCGGTTCGAGGGGTGGCGGGTCGCGATCGTCGAGGAGGGCGCGTACGGCGGGACCTGTCTGAACCGCGGCTGCATCCCCTCGAAGATGTACGTCGTCCCCGCCACCATCGCCCACGACGCGGCCGACGAGGGCCCCCGCCTGGGTCTGCGGACGTCGTACGACGGCGCCGACTGGCGCGCGATGCGGGACCGGGTCTTCGGGCGGATCGACCCGCTCGCACGGCAGGGCCACGAGTACCGCGTCGGGCAGTCGCACGTCGACGCGATCGACGGCCGGGCGCGGTTCACCGGGGCCCGTGCCCTGGTGGTCTCCCGCGAGGGGGAGACCGACCTGGAGCTGACCGCCGACCACGTCCTGATCGCGGTGGGCAGCCGGCCGGTCGTGCCGGACGTGCCGGGCCTGGACGCCGTGCCCTACGAGACCAGCGACACCGTGATGCGCCTCGACGCGCTGCCCGCGCGGATAGGGGTCGTCGGCGGTGGCTACGTCGGGTCGGAGTTCGCGAACGTCTTCGCCTCCCTCGGCACCCAGGTGGTGCAGGTCGACTCGGCGCCGCGGCTGATCGACAACCACGACCGGGAGGTCGCCGACCACTTCACCGAGCTCGCCGGGCGCCGCTGGGACCTCCGCCTCGACGCCGGTCTCGAGAAGGTGGAGCGCACGGACTCCGGGAGCATCACGATGCACCTCGGCGACGGCAGCCGCGCCGAGGTCGACGTGCTGCTGCTGGCCGTGGGTCGCACGCCCAACGCCGACCTGCTCGACCTCGACGGCAGCGGGAGCGGGGTGGAGGTCGACGACGCCGGCCGGGTGGTGGTCGACGAGCACCAGCGCACCACCGCAGACGGGGTCTGGGCCCTCGGCGACGTCTCCTCGCCTCAGCCGCTCAAGCACGTGGCCAACCAGGACGCCCGGGTCGTGCAGCACAACCTGCTGAACCCCGACGGCCTGCGGGTCAGCGACCACCGGTTCGTGCCGAGCGCCGTGTTCGCCTCCCCGCAGGTCGCCGCGGTCGGCCTGACCGAGGAGCAGGCCCGCGAGCAGGGCCTCGACCTCGCGGTCGGCCGGTCCCACTACGCCGACACCGCGCACGGGTGGGCGATGGAGACCGACGACCGGTGCCACTTCGCCAAGGTGCTGGCCGACCGCGCCACCGGCCGGCTCGTCGGCGCGCACCTCATCGGCCCCCAGGCCTCCGTCCTGGTGCAGCCGCTGATCCAGGCGATGAGCTTCGACCAGCCGGTGGTGGGGCTGGCCCGCGGGATGTACTGGATCCACCCCGCGCTGAGCGAGGTCGTCGAGACCGCGCTGCTCGCGCTCGAGGAGGAGCTGGTCGGCGAGAAGCCGTAG